A single Saccharolobus shibatae B12 DNA region contains:
- a CDS encoding TrmB family transcriptional regulator, which produces MSSELLEETISRVSKFASVFGISKSELKVYSYLLIYGRATAREVSNKLSLPYTKVYNILSKLEGRGWVIKIDKRPAVYEAIPLRDVWNKIKITFQEKLDEFEKQFIEPISSIFSSNMAYNIVVIPRDNIMDNALRLLKDYSKTYLVAISYQEFVRSDIVDILKANSLKAETKIIVDKSISLPDIPSAQVKRAQSLFGSGIITSDSILLVIKNNDVLTGLFSNHKYLIDIGTVYFNHLWSTLPG; this is translated from the coding sequence ATGTCATCTGAATTATTAGAAGAGACCATTAGCAGAGTATCGAAGTTTGCTTCAGTTTTTGGAATATCAAAATCGGAATTAAAGGTATATTCATATCTCTTAATATATGGAAGAGCAACTGCAAGAGAGGTCTCAAATAAGTTAAGCTTACCATACACTAAAGTATATAATATTTTATCTAAACTTGAAGGTAGAGGGTGGGTTATAAAGATAGATAAAAGGCCTGCTGTTTATGAGGCAATTCCTTTAAGAGACGTTTGGAATAAGATTAAAATTACTTTCCAAGAGAAACTGGATGAATTTGAAAAACAATTCATTGAGCCGATATCCAGTATTTTTTCCTCTAATATGGCATATAACATAGTTGTTATACCAAGAGATAACATTATGGATAATGCGTTAAGGCTACTAAAGGATTACAGCAAGACATATCTGGTTGCAATATCCTATCAAGAGTTTGTGAGAAGTGATATTGTAGATATATTAAAGGCCAACTCGCTTAAGGCAGAAACTAAAATAATAGTGGATAAAAGCATTAGTTTACCTGACATTCCCTCAGCTCAAGTTAAGAGAGCTCAATCTTTATTCGGCAGTGGCATAATTACTTCTGACTCTATCCTCCTAGTCATAAAGAATAATGATGTATTGACGGGGCTATTTTCAAATCACAAATATCTTATAGACATTGGCACAGTATATTTTAATCATTTATGGTCTACATTACCGGGCTAA
- a CDS encoding aldo/keto reductase, with translation MLYRRIGDTNIATSEIGIGVWSLVTDWWGADTNKAEDILRKAYELGINFYDTADTYGEGKGEEIIAKVLETKRDDIVILTKIGYDFYHKEGGKIRQRFDIPYLEFALKRSLERLRTDYIDILMIHNPKINVIKNPEIISFLRSLKKDGIIRMYGVALGPTLGWEEEGIEAINTGYESLEYIYNIIEQRPGNKFLKYEKIGHVIRVPHASDVLIEDKWPLISDPKLHRSLKDSKWLNEGIKKSLKLKEFANSKGMKLSELALKFILSNKNVSTVIPNITSISELEEYVKVENLPSLTEDDLKYIEDYYKKYYEDLNEDSIKETLRYK, from the coding sequence ATGCTCTACAGACGCATAGGTGATACTAATATTGCAACATCTGAAATAGGGATTGGAGTATGGAGCTTAGTTACTGATTGGTGGGGTGCGGATACAAATAAGGCAGAGGATATATTACGAAAAGCGTATGAACTTGGAATTAACTTTTACGATACTGCAGATACTTACGGAGAGGGTAAGGGTGAGGAAATTATTGCAAAAGTTTTAGAGACTAAGAGAGACGATATAGTGATACTAACTAAGATAGGGTACGATTTTTATCATAAAGAGGGAGGTAAAATAAGACAAAGATTTGATATACCCTATCTTGAATTTGCTCTAAAGAGGTCCCTAGAAAGATTAAGAACAGACTATATTGACATACTTATGATTCACAATCCTAAGATTAATGTCATTAAAAATCCAGAGATCATATCTTTTCTTAGATCGTTAAAGAAAGATGGGATAATAAGAATGTACGGTGTTGCATTAGGTCCCACATTAGGTTGGGAGGAGGAAGGAATTGAGGCCATAAATACGGGATACGAAAGCTTAGAGTACATATATAATATTATTGAGCAAAGGCCAGGGAATAAGTTTTTGAAATACGAGAAAATAGGACATGTAATAAGGGTACCTCATGCTTCTGATGTTTTAATTGAAGATAAATGGCCATTGATTTCTGATCCTAAACTGCATAGATCGTTAAAGGATAGCAAATGGCTAAATGAAGGAATTAAGAAAAGCTTAAAACTAAAGGAGTTTGCGAATTCTAAAGGAATGAAATTATCTGAATTGGCTCTGAAATTTATTCTATCCAATAAGAATGTGTCCACAGTGATTCCTAATATAACTTCGATAAGCGAATTGGAGGAATATGTAAAAGTAGAAAATTTACCAAGTCTTACTGAAGATGATTTAAAATACATTGAAGACTATTACAAGAAATACTATGAAGACCTAAATGAGGATAGTATAAAAGAAACTTTAAGGTATAAATAG
- a CDS encoding TRASH domain-containing protein, translating to MPLQLNTNTVTLKCSWCGTIIKENPIVVKTCCNNKPWVFCSNRCYQQWLADWLRKQEQRAGGKKQRGLL from the coding sequence ATGCCGTTACAATTAAATACTAATACGGTTACGTTGAAGTGCAGTTGGTGCGGTACTATTATAAAAGAAAATCCAATAGTAGTTAAAACATGTTGTAATAATAAACCGTGGGTTTTTTGTAGTAATAGGTGTTATCAACAATGGTTGGCGGATTGGCTAAGGAAGCAGGAACAAAGAGCGGGAGGGAAAAAGCAAAGAGGGTTATTATAG
- a CDS encoding carbon-nitrogen hydrolase family protein has protein sequence MLIALVHLRLKELSRKHNLEKAKKLIRQAKDKGAKLVILPSLFPSGNMFEIYDNDKKLRSFIKNLAEKIPGNNTDTLINLAMDGEVHVIVGPILEQAGPKIFLTSLIISPQGEIIGKYRKTVLSDKDIRLGISAGKEPVNVVLDRRYGIIAEDDIFSPEISRLLAMGGSEIVIGTMKALGKEQQVIKHLAIARTIENGIPYLIVGESIEDEEGEIIGYSPTFITSPDNLISKEAEEDDSILFVESSILTSSSKQTSLTYLEPIINGLCKGVKKIKGEVKKRSASTLEEE, from the coding sequence ATGCTTATAGCTTTAGTTCATTTAAGGCTTAAAGAATTATCAAGGAAACACAATCTAGAGAAAGCCAAAAAACTAATAAGGCAAGCTAAAGATAAAGGTGCAAAATTAGTTATACTGCCATCGCTGTTCCCTTCTGGAAATATGTTTGAAATATACGATAATGACAAGAAGCTAAGAAGTTTCATTAAAAATCTCGCAGAGAAAATTCCCGGTAATAATACTGATACTCTAATAAACCTCGCTATGGATGGGGAAGTTCATGTAATAGTTGGGCCTATTTTAGAACAAGCTGGTCCTAAAATATTCTTGACTTCACTCATAATATCACCACAAGGGGAGATCATAGGGAAATATAGGAAAACCGTGCTGTCTGATAAGGATATAAGGCTAGGAATATCAGCAGGGAAAGAACCAGTTAATGTAGTTCTTGATAGGAGATATGGTATTATCGCTGAGGACGATATTTTCTCGCCGGAGATCAGTAGGCTTTTAGCTATGGGAGGCTCAGAAATTGTTATAGGTACTATGAAAGCCTTGGGAAAAGAGCAGCAAGTTATAAAACATCTTGCAATTGCTAGGACTATAGAGAACGGAATACCTTATTTGATAGTAGGGGAAAGTATAGAGGATGAAGAGGGAGAAATTATAGGCTACTCACCGACTTTCATTACCTCTCCAGATAATTTGATAAGTAAGGAAGCTGAGGAAGATGACAGTATATTGTTCGTTGAAAGCTCAATCTTAACATCATCGTCAAAACAGACATCATTAACTTATCTAGAACCAATTATAAATGGTCTTTGTAAAGGTGTAAAAAAGATTAAGGGTGAGGTGAAGAAGAGATCTGCTTCTACACTAGAAGAGGAATAG
- a CDS encoding ribbon-helix-helix domain-containing protein — protein MKIITVKLPEQFLEAIDELVNTGRYGSRSEVIRAAIGDFIRKELWVTTEE, from the coding sequence ATGAAAATAATAACGGTAAAACTACCAGAGCAGTTTTTGGAAGCAATAGATGAATTAGTTAATACAGGTAGATATGGTTCTAGAAGTGAAGTCATAAGAGCAGCAATAGGTGATTTTATACGGAAAGAACTATGGGTAACTACAGAAGAGTAG
- a CDS encoding 30S ribosomal protein S27ae, with translation MLELNKRKEEAKVAKEQKVKAIVRTYYVIEGNKVKLKNKKCPRCGSIMAHHLKPNERWSCGKCGYTEFIGTSKKR, from the coding sequence ATGCTGGAACTAAACAAAAGAAAGGAGGAAGCAAAGGTGGCCAAGGAGCAAAAGGTTAAAGCAATAGTAAGAACCTATTACGTAATTGAAGGGAATAAGGTTAAGCTAAAAAATAAGAAATGTCCTAGATGCGGAAGTATAATGGCTCACCACTTAAAACCAAATGAGAGATGGTCTTGTGGAAAATGTGGTTACACTGAGTTTATAGGCACTTCAAAGAAAAGATAA
- a CDS encoding sulfide-dependent adenosine diphosphate thiazole synthase, with translation MEVKIKQVDEVKISRYIIKETMEDWYQFVESDVVIVGAGPSGLSAAYYLAKAGLKTLVFERRLSFGGGIGGGAMLFHKLIIEKPADEILREVNVRLKEVEEGVYVVDSAEFMAKLATAAIDAGAKIIHGVTVDDVIFRENPLRVAGVAVEWTATQMASLHVDPIFISAKAVVDATGHDAEVISVAARKIPELGIVIPGEKSAYSERAEELTVINTGKVAEGLYAAGMAVTEVKGLPRMGPIFGAMVLSGKAVAEEITKDLLKSEIGT, from the coding sequence ATGGAAGTTAAAATTAAGCAAGTAGATGAAGTTAAGATAAGTAGATACATAATTAAGGAAACAATGGAAGATTGGTACCAATTTGTAGAATCTGATGTGGTAATTGTAGGAGCTGGGCCATCTGGATTGTCCGCAGCCTATTACTTAGCTAAAGCGGGATTAAAGACACTAGTATTTGAGAGGAGGTTAAGTTTTGGTGGAGGAATCGGCGGAGGGGCAATGTTGTTCCACAAATTGATAATAGAAAAACCCGCAGACGAAATCCTAAGAGAAGTTAATGTAAGGTTGAAGGAAGTAGAAGAAGGAGTCTATGTTGTGGATTCAGCTGAATTCATGGCAAAATTAGCAACTGCTGCAATTGACGCAGGAGCTAAAATAATTCATGGAGTAACAGTGGATGATGTGATATTTAGAGAGAATCCTTTACGAGTAGCTGGAGTGGCAGTGGAGTGGACAGCAACACAAATGGCAAGCCTTCATGTAGATCCAATATTTATTTCAGCTAAGGCTGTAGTTGACGCAACTGGTCATGATGCTGAAGTGATTTCTGTCGCAGCGAGAAAAATACCAGAATTAGGAATAGTTATACCTGGTGAAAAATCAGCATATAGTGAAAGAGCCGAGGAATTAACAGTAATTAACACCGGAAAGGTAGCTGAAGGACTTTACGCAGCGGGTATGGCGGTTACTGAGGTTAAGGGATTACCTAGAATGGGACCAATATTTGGAGCTATGGTACTTTCTGGTAAAGCGGTTGCGGAGGAGATCACTAAGGATCTGCTAAAAAGTGAAATAGGAACTTAG
- a CDS encoding tRNA (adenine-N1)-methyltransferase, whose amino-acid sequence MMPLNEGDPVVIWIDPKRAYISKLERGKRLDTDKGAIFYDNLIGLEYGSSLTLQTGAKAYLLKPTIQDLYSKGLKRPSQVLYPKDIGYILTTLSLNQVKTVIEAGTGSGFLTISLALSLSENAKIYTYDVREDMQKVAKFNANVLGVQDKIVFKLKDIREGIDEKEADAIFLDMPDPWNAIPKLYEPLKPSSTIIVFVPTVNQIEKTYFAMKNSGIIDIHVEELILREYQVKENAVRPRNIGIMHTGFIIRGRKSI is encoded by the coding sequence ATGATGCCATTAAATGAGGGAGATCCAGTAGTAATTTGGATAGATCCAAAAAGAGCGTATATTTCCAAACTGGAAAGAGGTAAAAGGCTTGATACTGACAAAGGAGCAATATTTTACGATAATTTAATAGGTCTTGAGTATGGTTCCTCACTAACCTTGCAAACTGGCGCTAAAGCTTATTTACTAAAACCTACTATACAAGATCTCTACTCCAAAGGGCTAAAGAGGCCTTCGCAAGTTCTGTATCCTAAAGATATAGGATACATCTTAACTACCCTTTCACTAAATCAAGTAAAGACAGTGATTGAAGCTGGAACTGGATCTGGATTTCTAACAATTTCATTAGCCTTAAGTTTAAGTGAGAACGCTAAGATCTATACTTATGATGTAAGAGAAGATATGCAAAAAGTAGCTAAATTTAATGCAAATGTGTTAGGTGTTCAAGATAAGATAGTATTCAAATTGAAGGATATAAGGGAAGGTATAGATGAGAAGGAGGCAGATGCAATTTTTTTAGATATGCCCGATCCATGGAATGCCATACCAAAGCTTTATGAACCTCTTAAACCTTCATCTACAATAATTGTATTCGTTCCTACGGTAAATCAAATTGAGAAAACATATTTTGCAATGAAGAATTCTGGAATTATAGATATTCATGTGGAAGAACTTATATTGAGAGAGTATCAAGTTAAGGAGAACGCTGTAAGGCCTAGAAATATAGGTATTATGCATACGGGTTTTATTATTAGGGGAAGAAAATCAATATAA
- the kae1 gene encoding KEOPS complex N(6)-L-threonylcarbamoyladenine synthase Kae1: MLVLGIESTAHTFGVGIAKDQPPYILASERDTFVPKEGGMKPGDLLKHHAEVSGTILRRALEKANISINDINYIAVALGPGIGPALRVGATLARALSLKYNKRLVPVNHGIGHIEIGYLTTESKDPLILYLSGGNTIITTFYKGRFRIFGETLDIALGNMMDVFVREVNLAPPYIINGKHAIDICAERGSKLLKLPYVVKGQDMSFSGLLTAALRLVGKEKLEDICYSIREIAFDMLLEATERALALTSKKELMIVGGVAASVSLRKKLEELGKEWDVQIKIVPPEFAGDNGAMIAYAGMLAASKGVFIDVDKSYIRPRWRVDEVDIPWRN, translated from the coding sequence ATGTTAGTACTGGGTATCGAGTCTACCGCCCATACTTTCGGAGTAGGAATAGCAAAAGATCAACCACCCTACATATTGGCAAGCGAAAGGGATACTTTTGTTCCCAAAGAGGGTGGTATGAAGCCTGGAGATCTACTAAAACACCATGCTGAAGTCTCAGGGACAATACTGAGAAGAGCCCTAGAGAAAGCTAATATTAGTATAAATGATATTAATTATATAGCAGTAGCTTTAGGACCTGGTATAGGACCGGCATTAAGAGTTGGTGCTACACTAGCAAGAGCGTTATCGCTAAAGTATAATAAGAGATTGGTACCAGTGAATCATGGCATAGGACACATTGAAATAGGGTATTTAACAACTGAATCTAAAGATCCTTTAATCTTATACCTCTCAGGTGGAAATACAATAATAACTACCTTCTACAAAGGGAGGTTTAGAATTTTCGGAGAAACATTAGATATTGCGTTAGGAAACATGATGGATGTATTTGTAAGAGAGGTGAACTTAGCACCACCATACATTATTAACGGGAAACACGCAATTGATATTTGTGCAGAAAGAGGAAGCAAATTACTTAAATTACCTTACGTTGTTAAGGGTCAAGATATGTCATTTTCTGGATTACTTACAGCAGCGTTAAGGTTAGTGGGAAAGGAAAAGTTAGAAGATATTTGTTACTCAATAAGGGAAATAGCATTTGATATGTTATTGGAAGCTACAGAAAGGGCACTGGCACTTACCTCAAAAAAGGAGTTAATGATAGTTGGAGGAGTAGCAGCTAGTGTAAGTTTGAGAAAAAAGTTGGAGGAGCTAGGAAAAGAGTGGGACGTACAAATTAAAATAGTGCCGCCAGAATTTGCGGGAGATAATGGGGCGATGATAGCCTATGCTGGTATGTTGGCTGCATCAAAAGGTGTATTTATTGATGTTGACAAATCGTACATAAGACCTAGATGGAGAGTAGACGAGGTAGATATTCCTTGGAGAAATTAA
- a CDS encoding Kae1-associated kinase Bud32, with protein MESRRGRYSLEKLRLIKRGAESNIYEGYFLGIHAIFKQRIKKSYRNPELDHKINYERTILEAKIIYTALKNDVNVPAVLFIDPNNYLLVIEYIEGEIVKDLINANNSVQSLSKIGERIGELTGKLHSIGIAHGDLTTNNLILSSINNDIFIIDFGLSRRTQDEEDLATDFHVFLRSLESIHSDFKDIIYNSFVEGYRTIMGGKTDEILELVKDIRMRGRYVEERRKNRSGNE; from the coding sequence ATGGAGAGTAGACGAGGTAGATATTCCTTGGAGAAATTAAGGTTAATTAAGCGTGGTGCAGAATCCAACATATATGAAGGATATTTTTTGGGTATTCATGCAATATTTAAACAAAGAATTAAGAAAAGTTATAGAAATCCAGAACTAGATCATAAAATCAACTATGAAAGGACAATATTAGAGGCTAAGATAATTTATACTGCGCTTAAAAACGATGTGAATGTACCTGCAGTGCTTTTTATAGATCCTAATAATTATTTATTGGTAATTGAATATATAGAAGGGGAGATAGTTAAGGATCTAATAAACGCAAATAATTCTGTCCAATCATTATCTAAAATAGGAGAAAGAATAGGGGAACTTACGGGAAAGTTACATAGTATAGGGATAGCTCACGGTGATCTAACAACTAACAATCTCATCCTAAGTTCTATAAATAACGATATCTTTATAATAGATTTTGGTTTATCAAGGAGAACTCAAGATGAAGAGGATCTTGCAACGGATTTTCATGTATTTCTAAGATCTTTAGAAAGTATACATTCTGACTTTAAGGATATTATCTACAATTCATTTGTGGAGGGTTACAGAACAATCATGGGTGGAAAGACTGACGAAATATTAGAGCTAGTAAAGGATATTAGGATGAGGGGAAGATATGTTGAGGAGAGACGTAAGAATAGGAGTGGTAACGAGTAA
- a CDS encoding V0D/AC39 family V-type ATPase subunit, translated as MSYAIYSFIHSISRTQKVSLLTKGLVNELISSESWNNVASLLKERGIIEEQPASIEDFEFMLKSRSLILLEKIRNYFSIFRVTYNIVDLYIYMLSLDELKNIIVSIVNGTGNGNSNKIRFFKKYFDQIPSSLEELTNSFKGNIYANALSYAIKDGQGKNISYLLSLLDIYFIKKLSEIIEGFKGDWKSLAENIICYYKDYYSISFAIKHKTVENTVCKIGTEILKDLSSSTSNTEILDILRRTQYSKMLNVNNTYEALASLYRMARVNARKSSELVFMSSPFNPALALALAELIRLDTEDIVSIANAKSLRLKEEEIKKMLSFEII; from the coding sequence ATGAGTTATGCGATTTACTCTTTTATACATTCAATCTCTAGAACACAAAAGGTCTCGTTATTAACAAAAGGTTTAGTTAATGAATTAATAAGTAGCGAAAGTTGGAATAATGTTGCCTCACTACTTAAAGAAAGGGGAATAATTGAGGAACAACCAGCTAGTATAGAAGATTTTGAATTCATGCTTAAGTCTAGATCTCTTATACTATTGGAAAAGATAAGAAATTATTTCTCAATATTTAGAGTGACGTATAATATAGTTGACCTATATATTTACATGTTATCTTTAGATGAATTGAAAAATATAATAGTTAGTATAGTTAATGGTACTGGAAATGGGAATAGTAATAAAATAAGATTTTTCAAAAAATACTTCGATCAAATACCATCTTCACTTGAGGAATTAACTAACAGTTTTAAGGGAAATATATACGCTAACGCTCTTTCATATGCTATCAAGGATGGGCAAGGTAAAAATATATCCTATCTTCTATCGTTACTTGATATCTATTTCATAAAGAAACTATCAGAGATCATAGAAGGTTTTAAGGGTGATTGGAAAAGTCTTGCCGAAAACATAATATGCTATTATAAGGATTACTACTCAATATCATTTGCAATCAAACACAAAACAGTAGAGAATACTGTTTGTAAAATCGGTACTGAGATACTTAAAGATCTCTCTTCTTCTACAAGTAATACTGAAATACTTGATATTTTAAGACGAACTCAGTACTCAAAGATGCTTAACGTAAATAATACTTACGAGGCACTAGCTAGCTTGTATAGAATGGCTAGGGTTAATGCTAGGAAGAGCTCAGAGCTAGTATTCATGAGTTCTCCATTTAATCCCGCATTGGCATTAGCATTAGCAGAACTGATACGTCTCGATACAGAGGATATAGTAAGCATAGCTAATGCAAAAAGCTTGAGATTAAAGGAAGAAGAGATTAAGAAGATGTTATCATTCGAGATCATATAA
- a CDS encoding 30S ribosomal protein S24e, with protein sequence MESQAKVKISDKAEGIIERDVQNAVIGRREISLKVYHMGSGTPSRKDIIKAIIQAFGSQENLVVVRKISTSYGAGISNVKLHIYKSREILEKIEPKYLLDRDAGTKQKKGGSKGGQGAKG encoded by the coding sequence ATGGAGTCTCAAGCTAAAGTGAAGATCTCAGATAAGGCAGAAGGAATTATAGAAAGAGATGTACAAAATGCTGTTATAGGAAGACGTGAAATCTCATTAAAAGTTTATCACATGGGTAGTGGAACCCCATCGAGGAAAGACATAATAAAGGCAATAATTCAAGCTTTTGGTTCCCAAGAGAACCTAGTAGTAGTTAGAAAAATATCTACAAGCTATGGAGCTGGTATAAGCAACGTAAAATTACATATTTATAAATCCCGTGAGATATTAGAGAAAATCGAGCCAAAATATTTATTAGATAGAGATGCTGGAACTAAACAAAAGAAAGGAGGAAGCAAAGGTGGCCAAGGAGCAAAAGGTTAA
- a CDS encoding 30S ribosomal protein S25e: MGGASKKPISTMEKRLKKEAEKQQKAEEKKKGPSKTGKEIISRAVTIDEETKKRVLDEIKKESIITPYALATKSGISISVARKILKELENQNIVKLYSKNRRLEIYIAAS; the protein is encoded by the coding sequence ATGGGTGGAGCTTCAAAGAAGCCTATTTCAACAATGGAAAAGAGATTAAAGAAAGAGGCTGAAAAGCAACAAAAGGCAGAGGAAAAGAAGAAAGGTCCATCAAAAACTGGAAAAGAGATAATTAGTAGGGCAGTAACTATAGATGAAGAAACTAAGAAGAGAGTTCTAGACGAAATAAAGAAAGAGAGTATTATAACCCCATATGCCTTAGCTACAAAATCGGGAATAAGCATAAGTGTAGCTAGAAAAATACTAAAGGAATTAGAAAATCAGAATATAGTTAAGTTATATTCTAAGAATAGAAGATTGGAAATATATATTGCTGCGTCTTAA
- a CDS encoding XTP/dITP diphosphatase yields the protein MLRRDVRIGVVTSNENKFMELKELAKSFNIELEQLKGEKIEIQSDNLEEISKTAAYLAYLTFRRPLIVDDSGLFIETLQNFPGPYTNFVKNTIGLKGILKLLEDVKDRSAYFMTVLTFTDGKIIKTFNGIVKGVISEEIRGNSGFGFDPIFIPEGEKRTFAEMSLEEKNKYSHRARAFAKFADFLTSYLEKA from the coding sequence ATGTTGAGGAGAGACGTAAGAATAGGAGTGGTAACGAGTAATGAGAATAAGTTTATGGAATTAAAAGAACTTGCTAAGAGCTTTAATATAGAGTTAGAACAGTTGAAAGGAGAGAAAATAGAAATACAAAGTGATAATTTAGAGGAAATCTCTAAAACAGCTGCATATCTAGCATATTTGACCTTCAGAAGACCATTAATAGTAGATGATAGCGGGTTATTTATAGAAACCTTACAGAATTTTCCTGGTCCCTACACAAATTTTGTTAAGAACACAATTGGACTTAAAGGTATACTAAAATTGCTCGAAGACGTAAAAGATAGGTCAGCGTATTTCATGACTGTACTGACGTTTACTGACGGAAAAATAATTAAAACATTTAATGGTATCGTAAAGGGAGTTATTTCTGAAGAGATTAGGGGTAATTCAGGTTTTGGATTTGACCCCATATTTATCCCAGAGGGAGAAAAGAGAACTTTTGCAGAGATGTCATTGGAGGAGAAGAATAAATACTCACATAGGGCGAGAGCGTTTGCTAAATTTGCTGATTTCTTAACGAGCTATCTTGAAAAAGCATAA